Sequence from the Mytilus galloprovincialis chromosome 13, xbMytGall1.hap1.1, whole genome shotgun sequence genome:
CAAAGGTACTTAAATATGTTCCTCTAGTCCAAAATGAGATTTTCAAGCATTTTCTATCGAAGGCTTACTTACATTagagtcagtttaaattgagctacGAAATTTGTAATATGAGTTGCATTATGCTCAGAAAAGGTCTTATAAAACAAAAGAGATGCATATAAACCTTTGCATGATGTGTAATAACACACCTGATACAATATAGATCATCCAGCAGGTAGCAAGATTTAATTACCCTAGCAGATTAtgggttccaacccccccccaATAAACAGGCGCGGAGATCCAGGGGGGGTCCggaggttggaacccccccttttttttggacgatcaatgcatttgaatgagacatgtagttggaacccctcctttgtcctgggttaggaacccctttttttttaaattgctggatccacccctgataAACATAATAAATGCCTGACATATAAATGTAGTGACATAGGGGATGCTGGTGATTTCATCAGATTATGTCCATAGTACATGTATAGTAATGACTACTGCAccagtcttcacgatgaactgtTAAATCTTCAGGCCcagagctcaatttttgaaaatttttagttagattctgttggcctcaagatatgatttttacaggcccgagagaaattttacaagcctgtgctgccactcagcgtgaagactgctGCACAGGAAGATTTAAAACCTACTCTGTAAACAATAAACTTAAGCACATAAACCATATAAACAATGCATATATGACATACTTTTTTTCGTTAGACCTAATAAAAACCTGTGTTTCTGctgacatacatacatgtacaaaaatgtactgGAAAAAAAACTGAAAGGGTGAAAGAGTCAAGACTTGTATACAGTCTGTGTCAAACTGTTTTAGTTTTTGTCTGaccaaaaaagaaatttttcttctatatacatgtatttaatcaaaaaatctttaaagttctGTCTGACCAAATGattttttgtctgacattttgtcGGTTGGACATGTACAGAGTTTGGGATACACTGTAAATAGCGCTTGttcaaaaactaaatataaaatcttaCGGGTACCGTAGCAACTAGATATTAGGGATCTAGGGTAAGTCTGTGTGAAATACAGTAAAATATATGCTGTTAAAACTTAATAACAGGGCCTGATGATAATGTACATATGCATACAAAAATGTAGGGCTAGAAGAATCAAGTTTTCTAGGCCTAACATTACAACtcatataaatgtacatgtagctgACACTGCATGCATGAATTACCTGTGTAAATGTTATATTGTATGGAAATCCTTCTTTCGGACTATTCCCAACCACAGGCGGTGCTAGTATCGGACCATAATTGATGGAGTTTGACACTGGAAACGATTTTGAATCCGTCTGACGCGATGTAATATAATGCCTTATATTTTTCCTTGCTGCAGTAATTAGTGTTCTATCAATGTCTACTCCTACTATTTTAGTAGGATTGAAATCTCTAGCAATTGAAAGTGTCAGATGTCCAACATTACATCCAATATCTAGTACATCTTTCTTCTCAAACCATTCCTGTTTAAAGCAATGTAGTCTATAGTCATCTTCTGTTTCTGGGTTTCTATAGCCATAGTATCTATTGTAATTGCCATGTACAAACtttggatttttattaaatttgacagCACCAGATTGTTTTTGGTTTGATTTCTTAGATATTTTCACAGGCAAAGGTTTAGGAATCTCAAGATTTCTTGATGGACTTAATGATGTTCTGAAAATTGCTCTAGCTGCTGTTGACTCCGGTCTTGCATGAACATCACTCATACTTGAGCATCTCGTCCTTTTCCTTGGCCTTGGGGATGACTGTGGGATTACTGGAGACACAATTTTATCTGGTTTTGAAGAAGAACTAAGTTTGAAAGTTAATTCTTTCATCTGTGGAGATTTCATTTGGGTTAAATTCATATCAGTCAACTTAGGTTCATCTATTTCAATCTTCAAAGCTTGCAttaaattttttcttttttctgatgGCACCCATTCCTTTGCTAACTGACTACCAGAAGAAAATGAttcatgtctttttttatttcttttctttttctttgcaCCTCTCATTCCTATTTCATCATCTGCTGACTCTAAATTCAATGGGTCTGTTATGTTGAATGGCACTGAATTGATAAGTTCTTTGCGATGTGCTGGTGTTGGCACAGGTGATGAATATGGTGTCTTGTCGTTTTCCTCTTCATTTATGCTGTTTAGGTTCAATGGATCATTAATATTTCCACCTAGAAGAAATTTTGTCGGCAACACAATCTGTTCACTTGGTGTTGACTTGAATCTTTTTCTGCGTGACCCCGGGCCATAGAAAGAAGCATCATTTCTGTTTGTGCTTAGTTTTCTTTTCCTCCACTGAACTGATAAATTTTGTCCCCCATCACTTGCTCTTCTGTAAGAGTTGTAGTTCTGTTGATTTTCGTCAAATTTGAATGTAACAGGTGATGATTTTGGTTTTGAGCTCGATTGTTTATCTCCACAAAGAAATTCAGAATGTTCGAACTGAGTGTGGGTCGGTGTCTTTACTTCAACACTCATTTTAACGTCTTTTCACACACAATCGTTGTGTTTGTTTACATCGAGCACGTGTTCGTAATGTAAACGTCGGAACTTTACTGCCACCTGGCGGTTGACCAAGCCAAAAATGCGGTCACAACAACAATCACCTATTTCGTCCTGGCATTCACAGTTCTCAAGAAGAATAGGTTCAAAAGTTAATATTAATTGCACAATTTTAGATTAATGAAGCATTAAATGTCAGAAAATATCCACCAAAGTCGAAGTAAACTTCCTAATGTTTCCTTGAGCGCTCCGTCCCGTAAGGCAGTTAGCTCACACTGGATATCCAGTGCGCCTGTGCAAATCATAGAATTGTGGGAAATAATTTCGGAAATTGTTGTTCCGAAAGGCTATAAATTGTCGTCTGCAAACAAacatttgaacaagaaaacagatTTTGACTCTTCCCAGAAGACTAAGCACTGTATGGCTCTCTAAGAAGATTGAAGGTACAGATATTTATGAGGGGtacaaaatatttgtaacaaTTTCTTAACAAACAGTTGTTGCAAGCACTTGACTTACATTtttacacaattattttatttattcaatttttaattaattatgaaTTTATGATACAGGTTTAGCACATTATGTGTTTTTATGACCTCACATggccttatacatgtataaacaatcaAAAATAGCAAGTTTTTTTATGATTGATTGAAGACTGATTTTCTTCTcctttttgttgttatatatgttccagacagCTGAGACATGAGCTGTCAGCAAGATAATTTTATAATAGTTCATAAGCTAAAGGCGTGTGCATAATGTAGTGGTTTGACTTTGCAGGAATAAAGTTCACCCATTATTGTGACTCCTAGTCCACATGCCTTTGAATCCACACATCTGTACTCTGCCAGTCTCTGGGGAGGGTGGGATGATCGAtgatatgaaatatataaaatatagtgTCATGTTGCGATCTTGGAAAAAATAGATAAGTATACTTTATTTTATCGGACGGTGCAAGTTTCTGAGTAATTATTTCAATAGCAAACAGATCAggttataataaaattgagaatggaaatggggaatgtgtcaaagagacaacaacccgaccaaataaaaaacaacagcagagggtcaccaacaggtcttcaatgtagcgagaaattcccgcatccggaggtgtccttcagctggcccctaaacaaatatatactagtccagtgataatgaacgccatactaatttccaaattgtacacaagaaactaaaattaaaatagtacaagactaacaaaggccagaggctcctgacttgggacaggcgcaaaaatgtggcggggttaaacatgtttgtgagatctcaaccctccccctatacctctaaccaatgtagaaaagtaaacgtataacaatacgcacattaaaattcagttaaagagaagtccgagtctgatgtcagaagatgtaaccaaagaaaataaacaaaatgacaataaaacataaataacaacagactactagcagttaactgacatgccagctccagactttaattaaactgactgaaagattatgatttcatcatatgaacatcaggcacaatccttcccgttaggggtttagtatcataccatcataacatatatgagaagaacataacccgtgtcatgccaacaactgtttttagaataaatgtgtttagttccgatgcaaagaccttatcagtgactcaatattaacgccaacatatgcaatctttaatgacttgacaacagtatcataattatatcccttcttaataagtctattcaaaggttttgtaagtttctgaggtgaatactgacacctttgtgctttataaagaatattaccataaaaaattggatgtgaaatacctgaacgtattagaagtctgcatgttgagctatatttacgaatgatgtctttataccgatgataaaatttagtaaatgttttggctagtttgtgatatcgaaaaccctggtgtaataatttttcagtaatacataaatttctctcattaaaatctaaaacattgttacatacacgagcgaatcgtacaagttgagatatataaacaccgtaagatggtgacaagggaacgtcaccatctaaaaacggataattaacgataggaaatgaaaaatcatcccttttatcataaattttagtattcagctttccattagtgatatagatatcaagatcgagaaaagggctgtggtcattgttagtattagctttatttaaagtaagttcaacaggataaattcattaatatacatactgaagtcgtcattattgagagccaaaatatcatccaaatatctaaaagtattattaaatttgtttatcagatgttgtttcgatgggtctttgcttatttttgtcataaattgtaactcataacaatacaaaaacaggtccgcaataagtggtgcacagttagtccccattgtaattccgataatctgacgatatacggaatccccaaagcgaacaaaaatgttatctagtaaaaattcaagggcatttatagtatcaaagcatgtccaattaacatagtttttttgtttattgctactaaaaaatgacctaaaagagtttgaacatatatattcacattctgattttttgaatgcccatttaattaggtgtgtgaattttttcttaatgagaatgtgaggcaatgtggtatacagggtagaaaaatcaaaactttgaacagattcaaaatcaccaatataagcatgcagtttatcaagtacttccaacgagttcttaacactccaaaagtaatttattccactattttcgaaggccttatttgaacaatttattatcaggtttttaattgtaccaagtgtgctggtaagaagaatagacaatttagtagttgaacaatggcttgaagacgaaataaatctatatttgtaaggggttttgtgtagcttcggaagccaatacatagttgggactttcattgtatttggctctgcttgtaaagcggtggctaaaagtttgtttgttacagatttcgttttctgaaaatggagtcagttggaatgttggtgaattggtgatttcctttttccagtatgcttttttttattttttattgaatcatTGGTTGAAAGTTCATACTTTTGTCGTTAGTTTTGATAATTATGTACacatttttaatttaacaatTGTATTTGTGATGTATTGAACCAAAAATGTTCTTTTCAAACACATTGAATTGGATGAATTAAGTATCTTATATAAACCAGTACCAGGAGGTGCATTAAACCTGAAAGATATTTGACTTATACAACAATATaatatcttaaaagaaaatatgCTTTTGCTCTGAGCCACAATTAAGATATTTAGACATTAGAGATTTTTTTATGACACCCTTTGAGTGATCAAAAGAAACAATTACTGCATTTAAAAAGTCATGAACTGAAAAATAGATTGTCATATAATAGATCAACTATAAGTGCTCTGATGATGACTTGGTTAAATCATTTATCAAATGTAATGCATTATTTTTAATGATCAgcaattatattttctttttttttctgtttttgtttcagCATATAGAAATGACTGACCCAAAGAAGCCTTGTTTTAAAAAGACATTTGCAGGTAAAAATTAACTACTGCCTTTTCGTCTTAGTCAACACATACCCTATAGGTCAGTTAGTCTGTCTGCAGCACTTCTGTCACATCAAGATTGCCTCAactgattttcaattgttttgcatCTATAGTGTAAAATCCTA
This genomic interval carries:
- the LOC143057570 gene encoding 7SK snRNA methylphosphate capping enzyme-like yields the protein MSVEVKTPTHTQFEHSEFLCGDKQSSSKPKSSPVTFKFDENQQNYNSYRRASDGGQNLSVQWRKRKLSTNRNDASFYGPGSRRKRFKSTPSEQIVLPTKFLLGGNINDPLNLNSINEEENDKTPYSSPVPTPAHRKELINSVPFNITDPLNLESADDEIGMRGAKKKKRNKKRHESFSSGSQLAKEWVPSEKRKNLMQALKIEIDEPKLTDMNLTQMKSPQMKELTFKLSSSSKPDKIVSPVIPQSSPRPRKRTRCSSMSDVHARPESTAARAIFRTSLSPSRNLEIPKPLPVKISKKSNQKQSGAVKFNKNPKFVHGNYNRYYGYRNPETEDDYRLHCFKQEWFEKKDVLDIGCNVGHLTLSIARDFNPTKIVGVDIDRTLITAARKNIRHYITSRQTDSKSFPVSNSINYGPILAPPVVGNSPKEGFPYNITFTQGNYVLSSDEMIDQQREEYDVILALSLTKWIHLNNGDIGLKRFFRRIFNHLRPGGRLILEPQPWSSYKKKKKLTEDIHKSFQSIKLKPHQFSDYLLREVGFSTCEVVDVPFNKSKGFRRPIQLYTKADSTWNSPKDILLSGVTNTPSNMEGMHSYEPSSIATPRSSVISVSASNSPKDTPQFSGEQSVGNTPSNLYEHELHSHEPSSTVNTPQSGEISFANTPLDIDENEPSVPTPQSSILNSSPSISDQGDNSRSSFSNTPSSYIASPLHSQEVVKGINSELVSIEENTSNDIVEPVLDENNENSRTDLESLSKYDSTEK